The Lachnospiraceae bacterium oral taxon 500 genome window below encodes:
- a CDS encoding MgtC/SapB transporter — MNLIFENLRGISMQALLIKTVLALLIGGVLGIERGRKRRPAGFRTFMLVCFGSMVVMTTNMYVFSYLKVSDPVRLGAQVVSGIGFLGAGMIITNSNKNQVSGITTAASLWTAACLGLAVGVGFYELAVIGFFAVLLINSWLQTLENYLLMNSRIIRLYIEYNSDKPISALVDFSRDNRYDVLDLQIKRSKLNIEITTIILLLRSEVKRSHDEIIRSWQIIEGVQFIEEIE, encoded by the coding sequence ATGAATCTTATTTTTGAAAATCTGCGTGGAATCAGTATGCAGGCGCTGCTGATTAAAACAGTTCTGGCTCTCCTGATCGGCGGAGTGCTGGGCATTGAGCGCGGCCGTAAACGGCGGCCGGCGGGTTTTCGCACCTTTATGCTGGTTTGTTTCGGTTCAATGGTGGTGATGACCACCAATATGTATGTGTTCAGCTATTTAAAGGTATCGGATCCGGTTCGGCTGGGAGCGCAGGTTGTCAGCGGCATCGGCTTTTTGGGTGCCGGTATGATTATTACCAATTCCAATAAAAATCAGGTCAGCGGCATTACCACTGCCGCCAGCTTGTGGACGGCGGCCTGTCTTGGACTGGCGGTCGGCGTTGGTTTTTATGAATTGGCGGTGATTGGTTTTTTTGCTGTTTTGCTGATTAATTCCTGGCTGCAAACACTGGAAAACTATCTGTTGATGAATTCCCGGATTATCCGGCTGTATATAGAATATAACTCTGACAAACCGATCAGCGCTTTGGTTGACTTTAGCCGGGACAACCGTTATGATGTGCTTGATTTGCAAATCAAGCGGAGTAAGCTAAACATTGAGATTACTACTATTATTCTTTTGCTTCGCTCTGAGGTCAAGAGAAGTCATGATGAGATTATTCGTTCATGGCAGATTATCGAAGGCGTTCAGTTTATTGAGGAAATCGAATAG
- a CDS encoding sugar ABC transporter permease, protein MISKAPFSYRSNRLDKGIKNIFKHWQLYVIMIPAVLFYIFFMYKPMWGLQIAFKDYKIFAGMAKSPWVGFKHFSAFLSSPYFGRNLKNTLLINFYGLLFGFPIPILLALMLNEVKNLYFKKTIQTLTYLPHFISIVVIAGIVVNFLSPTNGLVNILIEKLGGEKVHFLIKKEYFRTIFITMNIWKEAGFNAIVYLAALSGIDPNLYEAAYVDGANKFKRIWHVTIPGIMPTIVVLLVLKIGGMLSVGYEAIILLYQPATYETADVISTYVYRMGLGEHAQYSYAAAVGLFNAVVSVILVMFANKVSKKLSGTSLW, encoded by the coding sequence ATGATTTCCAAAGCCCCTTTTTCCTACAGATCGAACAGACTGGACAAAGGGATTAAAAATATTTTTAAGCACTGGCAGTTATATGTGATTATGATACCGGCGGTTTTATTTTATATCTTTTTTATGTATAAGCCGATGTGGGGTCTGCAAATTGCCTTTAAGGATTACAAGATTTTTGCCGGTATGGCGAAAAGCCCTTGGGTTGGTTTTAAACATTTTAGTGCTTTTTTAAGCAGTCCTTATTTTGGAAGAAACTTAAAAAACACCTTGTTGATTAACTTTTACGGTTTGTTGTTTGGGTTTCCAATTCCGATTCTGTTGGCGCTGATGTTAAATGAAGTAAAAAATCTTTACTTTAAAAAGACAATTCAAACCTTAACTTATTTGCCGCACTTTATTTCGATTGTCGTTATTGCCGGAATCGTGGTTAACTTCTTATCACCGACCAACGGTTTGGTCAATATCCTGATTGAAAAGCTGGGCGGGGAGAAGGTTCACTTCTTAATAAAGAAAGAATACTTTCGGACAATTTTTATCACCATGAACATTTGGAAAGAAGCGGGCTTCAACGCCATTGTTTATTTGGCGGCCTTATCGGGGATTGACCCAAATCTTTACGAAGCAGCCTATGTGGATGGTGCCAATAAGTTTAAGCGGATTTGGCATGTAACCATCCCGGGCATTATGCCGACCATTGTCGTGCTGCTTGTTTTAAAAATCGGCGGTATGTTATCCGTTGGTTATGAAGCGATTATTTTGCTGTATCAGCCGGCGACCTATGAAACTGCCGACGTAATCAGCACCTATGTTTACCGTATGGGACTGGGCGAACATGCTCAGTACAGTTATGCGGCGGCCGTTGGTTTGTTTAACGCTGTAGTTTCGGTAATTTTAGTTATGTTTGCCAATAAAGTCAGTAAAAAGCTGTCCGGCACATCGCTGTGGTAA
- a CDS encoding carbohydrate ABC transporter permease, with product MNFKQSKGEKVASIINHIVLVLIGFITVYPLIYVFSASISSPDAVISGKVLFWPMDLTFDAYQKIIDNKSIWTGYANSIFYTVAGTLVNIIFTVSAAYPLSKKRLPGLKGWTIFFVLTMWFQAGMIPFYLNIRDLHLENTRTVILIAFAMTPFNMILLRTFFKSIPESLEEAAKVDGASEFYILMKIYMPLSKAGLATIGLFYAVTRWNGYFWNMILLRDDSKVPLQVMLKKMIVESKIAESIQDMDIGSTISTETLIYSTIVISVIPMMVVYPYIQKYFAEGMLLGAVKE from the coding sequence ATGAATTTCAAGCAAAGTAAGGGCGAAAAAGTCGCTTCCATAATAAACCATATTGTCTTGGTACTGATTGGTTTTATTACCGTTTATCCTTTGATTTATGTATTTTCCGCTTCCATCAGTTCACCGGATGCGGTTATCAGCGGTAAGGTGCTTTTTTGGCCGATGGATCTGACTTTTGACGCTTATCAAAAGATCATAGACAACAAAAGTATTTGGACCGGCTACGCCAATTCGATTTTTTATACTGTGGCCGGTACCTTGGTTAATATTATTTTTACGGTGTCAGCGGCGTATCCGCTGTCCAAAAAGCGGTTGCCCGGTCTAAAGGGGTGGACGATTTTCTTTGTTTTAACCATGTGGTTTCAGGCGGGTATGATTCCGTTTTACTTAAATATCCGCGATCTTCATCTGGAGAATACCCGGACAGTCATTTTAATCGCTTTTGCCATGACGCCATTTAACATGATTTTGCTTCGGACTTTCTTTAAGTCGATTCCGGAATCCTTAGAAGAAGCAGCCAAGGTGGACGGAGCATCAGAGTTTTATATTTTAATGAAGATTTATATGCCGCTGTCTAAAGCGGGACTGGCGACGATCGGTCTTTTTTATGCCGTTACCCGCTGGAACGGTTACTTTTGGAATATGATACTGCTGCGTGACGACAGCAAAGTTCCTTTGCAGGTTATGCTTAAAAAAATGATTGTTGAGTCCAAGATTGCCGAAAGTATCCAGGATATGGATATTGGCAGTACGATTTCAACCGAAACCCTGATTTACTCAACGATTGTTATTTCAGTCATTCCGATGATGGTTGTTTATCCCTATATTCAAAAGTATTTTGCGGAAGGCATGCTGCTGGGAGCAGTGAAGGAGTAA
- a CDS encoding ABC transporter permease, with amino-acid sequence MKRLLSLLLTLALLATVTACTKQEEKKQDDPKPAVEGTDKKETSEAKEGEKKEEAAEPANFLASEKPLELSIFYFLHEPYKDDNAVMKKAAELTNISLTGYVSQSSSSNKEAFTLMAASGKLADIVCWDNSQIRGELAQQGAFLALDELMEYAPHIKAFLDANPAIKNHVTATDGHIYSIPYIPDGDAAQGWYIRKDWLDKLGLKEPTNAQELHDVLLAFKEKDPNGNGKADEIPYFNRDGSPKTVFADFAQLWGAKEMWYEEDGKVKYGPYEPAYKEAYKNLAQWYKEGLIDQEIYTRGKTARDVLLKENLGGMTHDWFASTSKYNSNEGMPEGFNFAVIAPPADKDGKVYERTVRSKLHWCGWGIAASNPDPVATMKYFDFFFTEEGRRLSNFGVEGETYTMVDGKPVFKEEILTNGDPVVNLRGFGCQMTIGVQQDFEYEKQLMNKDALAGVQMYVDNNYFGPQFPTLQYTEEENARLSELMTAIDTLKVETAQKWVLGSEDVESGYEAFKSALEKFGMEEAIQIQQAAYDRYMANMAK; translated from the coding sequence ATGAAACGTTTATTAAGTTTGCTTTTAACTTTGGCGTTGCTGGCCACAGTTACCGCCTGCACGAAGCAGGAAGAAAAAAAGCAGGATGACCCGAAACCGGCAGTTGAGGGAACTGACAAAAAAGAAACCTCGGAAGCAAAAGAGGGCGAAAAGAAGGAAGAAGCAGCGGAACCGGCCAATTTCTTAGCTAGTGAAAAACCGTTGGAATTAAGCATTTTCTATTTCTTGCATGAACCGTATAAGGATGACAATGCCGTTATGAAAAAAGCGGCTGAACTGACCAACATTTCCTTAACCGGTTATGTATCTCAGTCTTCTTCCAGCAACAAGGAAGCTTTTACGCTGATGGCGGCTTCCGGCAAGCTGGCTGACATTGTTTGCTGGGACAATAGCCAAATCCGCGGAGAATTGGCGCAGCAGGGTGCTTTTTTGGCTCTGGACGAATTGATGGAATATGCACCGCACATCAAGGCATTCTTGGATGCTAACCCGGCGATTAAAAACCATGTAACCGCTACGGACGGACATATTTATTCTATTCCCTATATTCCGGACGGCGATGCGGCACAGGGTTGGTATATCCGTAAGGACTGGCTGGATAAGCTGGGCTTAAAAGAACCGACCAATGCGCAGGAACTGCATGATGTTTTGCTGGCATTTAAGGAAAAGGACCCGAACGGTAACGGCAAAGCCGATGAAATTCCGTATTTTAACCGGGATGGAAGCCCGAAGACCGTATTTGCTGACTTTGCTCAGCTTTGGGGCGCAAAAGAAATGTGGTATGAGGAAGACGGCAAAGTAAAGTATGGTCCGTATGAGCCGGCTTACAAAGAAGCTTACAAAAACCTGGCACAATGGTACAAGGAAGGCTTGATTGACCAGGAAATCTATACCCGCGGTAAGACGGCACGCGATGTATTGCTTAAGGAAAACTTAGGCGGTATGACCCACGACTGGTTTGCCAGCACCTCGAAGTACAACAGCAACGAAGGCATGCCGGAAGGTTTTAACTTTGCGGTTATCGCTCCGCCGGCAGACAAAGACGGCAAAGTTTATGAAAGAACCGTTCGCAGCAAGCTGCACTGGTGCGGTTGGGGTATTGCTGCCAGCAATCCCGATCCGGTTGCAACCATGAAATATTTTGATTTCTTCTTTACAGAAGAAGGCCGGCGTTTAAGCAATTTCGGTGTTGAAGGGGAAACCTACACCATGGTCGATGGCAAACCGGTATTTAAAGAAGAAATCTTAACCAATGGCGATCCGGTTGTTAATTTGAGAGGCTTCGGCTGCCAGATGACAATCGGCGTACAGCAGGATTTCGAATATGAGAAACAATTGATGAACAAAGACGCTTTAGCCGGAGTCCAAATGTATGTTGACAATAATTACTTTGGTCCGCAGTTCCCGACCCTGCAGTATACCGAAGAGGAAAATGCACGGTTATCCGAATTGATGACGGCGATTGATACTTTAAAAGTAGAAACCGCTCAAAAATGGGTACTTGGCTCTGAGGACGTAGAAAGCGGCTATGAAGCATTTAAGTCTGCACTGGAAAAGTTTGGCATGGAAGAAGCCATTCAAATTCAGCAGGCAGCTTATGACCGTTACATGGCAAATATGGCAAAATAA
- a CDS encoding MATE family efflux transporter, with protein MEIKRNRDQEIDMLNGPLAGKILRFSLPLMLSGILQLLFNAADVMVVGKWAGRLALAAVGSNGALVNLLTNLFMGLSVGASVQVSTNYGAGRQEDVSKIVHTSVLLSIISGILLMAIGLIFANPLLKMMGTPEDVISLSALYLRIYFLGMPAMLLYNFGSAILRAVGDTKRPLYYLTIAGVVNVVLNILFVVGFHMSVVGVALATTISQCISCYLLVRRLLTVDSCIRLYIKKLTIYKDKLLKIIKIGLPAGLQGVVFSFSNVLIQSSVNSFGSVVMGGSTISSNVEGFVYVSMNAFSQATVTFTSQNLGAGKYSRLNRILINSMILILIIGVVLGNGIIFFGRTFLGFFSPDPEVIGYGMRRMVIVLSAYFLCGMMEAVVGSLRGLGYSVMPMIVSAFGACGLRILWIFTVFVWEGSIESLFLSYPVSWAVTLVVHLICFCVVRKKFPKEDAVKVRPVMVNG; from the coding sequence ATGGAAATAAAGCGAAACAGGGATCAGGAAATTGATATGCTAAACGGCCCGCTGGCAGGAAAAATTTTACGATTTTCCCTGCCTTTAATGCTGTCGGGAATTTTGCAGCTGTTGTTTAATGCCGCTGATGTCATGGTAGTCGGTAAATGGGCGGGGCGACTGGCTTTGGCGGCGGTCGGCTCGAACGGCGCGTTGGTTAATTTGCTGACAAATCTGTTTATGGGGTTGTCGGTTGGCGCCAGTGTGCAGGTTTCAACCAATTACGGCGCCGGCCGGCAGGAAGATGTCAGCAAAATTGTTCATACTTCGGTGCTGTTGAGCATTATTTCCGGCATCCTTTTAATGGCAATCGGGCTGATTTTTGCCAATCCTTTACTGAAAATGATGGGCACGCCGGAAGATGTCATCTCGCTTTCGGCGCTTTATCTCCGCATTTACTTTTTGGGTATGCCGGCTATGCTGCTGTATAACTTTGGCAGCGCGATACTAAGGGCCGTCGGTGATACCAAACGGCCGCTTTACTATCTGACGATTGCCGGAGTAGTTAATGTGGTGCTGAACATTCTGTTTGTGGTCGGATTTCATATGAGCGTAGTCGGCGTAGCTTTGGCGACAACGATTTCGCAGTGTATTTCCTGTTATCTGCTGGTGCGCCGTCTGCTGACAGTAGACAGCTGTATTCGCTTGTATATCAAAAAATTAACCATATATAAGGACAAATTATTGAAAATTATTAAAATCGGTTTGCCGGCAGGACTGCAAGGTGTTGTTTTTTCTTTTTCCAATGTTTTGATTCAGTCCTCGGTTAATTCCTTTGGTTCTGTCGTCATGGGCGGCAGTACGATTTCGTCCAATGTTGAGGGCTTTGTCTATGTGTCCATGAATGCGTTTTCACAGGCGACTGTTACTTTTACCAGTCAAAACTTAGGGGCAGGCAAATATTCCCGGCTCAACCGTATCCTGATTAACAGCATGATTCTGATTTTAATTATCGGTGTTGTGCTCGGTAATGGAATTATCTTTTTTGGGCGGACATTTTTAGGTTTCTTTTCCCCGGATCCGGAAGTCATCGGTTACGGCATGCGCCGAATGGTTATTGTGCTAAGTGCTTATTTTTTATGCGGTATGATGGAGGCCGTTGTCGGCTCTCTGCGGGGCTTAGGTTATTCGGTTATGCCGATGATTGTTTCGGCATTTGGCGCCTGTGGCCTCCGCATTTTATGGATTTTTACGGTTTTTGTATGGGAAGGAAGCATAGAAAGCCTGTTCTTGTCCTATCCGGTATCATGGGCGGTAACACTGGTGGTTCATTTGATTTGTTTCTGCGTGGTTCGTAAAAAGTTTCCGAAAGAGGATGCAGTCAAAGTGCGGCCGGTAATGGTGAATGGATGA
- a CDS encoding 2-hydroxy-6-oxo-6-phenylhexa-2,4-dienoate hydrolase — protein sequence MIFECKGAAFYYEMIGEGTPILMLHGLGADSALMKGCMEPVLEKSQYQRIYFDLPGMGESDADFTHCSADGILEVLTAFIQTVIPGDFLVAGQSYGGYLARGVLSAFPERTAGLFLLCPVVIPAREKRSLPRPDSQRKKIDPAFFQTLTQDEQDNLQNLIRIDQDRYRRFQAEMLSSQPKANEKFILQLLQNYSFSFNLEERIGLYQRPVSFVTGRQDITTGYQDVWALLDNYPRAGFFAIDMAGHGLQIDQPELFSALVREWLERVAEDV from the coding sequence ATGATTTTTGAATGCAAAGGCGCGGCTTTTTATTATGAAATGATAGGCGAAGGAACCCCGATTTTGATGCTGCATGGCTTGGGCGCGGATAGTGCCTTGATGAAGGGCTGTATGGAGCCGGTTTTGGAAAAAAGTCAATATCAGCGGATTTATTTTGATTTGCCGGGAATGGGTGAGTCCGATGCGGATTTTACGCATTGTTCGGCGGATGGGATTTTGGAAGTGCTGACGGCTTTTATCCAAACTGTGATCCCCGGTGATTTTTTGGTAGCCGGCCAATCCTACGGCGGATATTTGGCCAGAGGTGTTTTATCGGCTTTTCCGGAACGAACGGCCGGCCTTTTCCTGCTTTGCCCGGTGGTAATCCCGGCGCGGGAAAAAAGAAGCCTGCCGCGGCCGGACAGTCAGCGCAAGAAAATTGATCCGGCTTTTTTCCAAACCCTGACGCAGGACGAACAAGATAATCTGCAAAACTTAATCCGAATCGATCAAGACAGATATCGGCGTTTTCAGGCAGAAATGCTCAGCAGCCAGCCAAAGGCCAATGAAAAGTTTATTCTTCAGTTGCTGCAAAATTATAGTTTTTCTTTTAACTTGGAGGAAAGAATCGGTCTGTATCAAAGACCGGTCAGCTTTGTGACCGGCCGGCAGGATATTACTACCGGTTATCAGGATGTTTGGGCGCTGCTGGACAACTATCCCCGGGCCGGATTTTTCGCCATTGATATGGCCGGGCATGGTCTGCAAATTGACCAGCCGGAATTGTTTTCCGCATTGGTTCGGGAATGGCTGGAGCGAGTGGCGGAAGATGTATAA
- the hflK gene encoding FtsH protease activity modulator HflK: MAEQDNYQPKPKKAPTIDVDFEKMKRKLKKIVPLVALPLILLVIVLNSFFMLENKENGVVLRFGQLKEVVTKPGINFKVPLIDTVTKVDVRTIYNMEYGFRSKERRMDQSIAAYDDQDAEAKVIVDGSNNNASIALIELIIQYRIKDPVNYLYKVDDVTGTLNLALEDIVRTSLQSFTLDEAKTQKELIDESIKPRLQKKIDDYEIGIEIVLVGTQNVQFLPSVEEAYQQKENANQYKNGKKEDAEKYYNTVIPKAEAEARRLIEDANAYKAEIIAEANAGVAEFNALYAEYRQNPEIVKERYYIEAMTQFLKNNQIVISSSEDQNIHKFYNFSENAAKNDVILGGNK, translated from the coding sequence ATGGCAGAACAGGATAATTATCAACCGAAACCGAAAAAAGCGCCGACAATTGATGTTGATTTTGAAAAAATGAAAAGAAAGCTGAAAAAAATTGTGCCGCTCGTGGCGTTGCCGCTGATTTTGCTGGTGATCGTCCTAAACAGCTTTTTTATGTTGGAAAACAAGGAAAATGGCGTGGTTCTGCGTTTTGGTCAGTTAAAAGAAGTGGTAACGAAGCCGGGCATCAATTTTAAAGTTCCGCTGATCGATACGGTAACCAAAGTAGACGTTCGGACGATCTACAACATGGAGTACGGCTTTCGCAGCAAAGAAAGAAGAATGGATCAATCCATTGCCGCTTATGATGATCAGGACGCGGAAGCAAAAGTCATCGTCGACGGCTCTAATAACAATGCTTCGATTGCTTTGATTGAACTGATTATTCAGTACCGGATTAAAGACCCGGTTAATTATTTATATAAAGTTGATGATGTAACCGGAACTTTGAACTTAGCGCTGGAAGATATTGTCAGAACCAGTCTCCAGTCCTTTACGCTGGACGAAGCCAAGACCCAGAAAGAGCTGATTGACGAATCCATCAAGCCGCGGCTGCAAAAGAAAATCGACGATTATGAGATTGGTATAGAGATTGTACTGGTCGGCACTCAAAACGTTCAGTTCCTACCCAGTGTTGAAGAAGCCTATCAGCAAAAAGAAAACGCCAATCAATATAAGAACGGCAAAAAGGAAGATGCGGAAAAATATTATAATACGGTTATCCCCAAGGCGGAAGCCGAAGCCAGACGTTTAATTGAAGATGCCAACGCCTATAAAGCCGAAATCATTGCCGAAGCCAACGCCGGCGTGGCGGAGTTTAACGCACTGTATGCCGAATACCGGCAAAATCCGGAAATCGTTAAGGAACGGTATTATATTGAAGCAATGACCCAATTTTTAAAGAACAATCAAATTGTCATTTCTTCTTCGGAGGATCAAAACATTCATAAGTTTTATAATTTCAGCGAAAATGCGGCTAAAAACGATGTCATTTTGGGAGGGAACAAATAA
- a CDS encoding cell filamentation protein Fic has protein sequence MRYLSTAETAKKWNVSERSVRNYCAQGRVMGAFLVGKTWNLPDNAEKPVRSNKKQELPITLLDVLQEQKRSKYAGGIYHKTQIDLTYNSNHIEGSRLTHDQTRYIFETNTIGAEKEVFNVDDVIETANHFRCIDRIIENATSVLTEKFIKELHRILKTGTSDSRKDWFAVGDYKKMPNEVGGMGTALPEEVAEQMKALMAEYHAKEEKGLEDILDFHVKFERIHPFQDGNGRVGRLILFKECLKYNIVPFIIEDNLKLFYYRGLKEWDTEKGYLTDTCLTAQDKYKTWLDYFRIAY, from the coding sequence ATGCGATACCTTTCAACTGCCGAAACAGCCAAAAAGTGGAATGTGTCAGAGCGCAGTGTAAGAAACTATTGTGCTCAGGGACGAGTAATGGGAGCGTTCCTTGTCGGCAAGACCTGGAATCTTCCCGATAATGCTGAAAAGCCGGTTCGCTCCAATAAAAAACAGGAATTGCCGATTACTCTGCTGGATGTTTTGCAGGAACAAAAAAGGAGCAAATATGCCGGCGGCATTTACCATAAGACACAGATTGATTTAACATACAATTCAAACCACATCGAGGGCAGTCGCTTGACGCACGATCAGACTCGATATATTTTTGAAACCAATACCATCGGCGCGGAAAAGGAAGTTTTCAATGTGGATGATGTGATTGAAACAGCAAACCATTTCCGTTGCATCGACAGGATTATCGAGAACGCGACATCGGTACTGACAGAAAAGTTCATCAAAGAGCTTCACCGAATTCTCAAGACCGGCACCAGTGATTCCAGGAAAGATTGGTTTGCGGTCGGCGATTATAAAAAAATGCCAAATGAGGTCGGCGGCATGGGCACCGCACTTCCGGAAGAAGTTGCCGAGCAGATGAAAGCATTGATGGCCGAATACCATGCCAAAGAAGAAAAGGGCTTGGAAGATATTTTGGACTTTCATGTAAAGTTTGAGCGGATTCACCCTTTTCAGGACGGCAACGGCCGGGTGGGCAGGTTGATTCTATTCAAGGAATGCCTGAAATATAATATTGTTCCGTTTATCATCGAAGATAATTTAAAGCTCTTTTATTATCGCGGCCTGAAAGAATGGGACACGGAAAAAGGATATCTGACAGACACTTGCCTGACTGCTCAGGATAAGTATAAAACATGGCTTGATTACTTTCGGATTGCGTATTAA
- a CDS encoding DNA mismatch repair protein MutH encodes MKLIEAKKEIDKLANIPFKNYLSPSHYNDIIKNKGKTGQILELTIGLQLSNTTLDFEDGELKTNKCDRYGNPLETMFITQIASMIDEILDKKPFETTKLYKKLQNILYVPISKDGDPAQWMYLPSIQVDLSQSKYRDLAKQLEEDYYTICDTMNKQLSASPTATLHTANGKFIQVRTKDSQPYHSIFSKKYGRKISDKNRAFYFKKEFMKYIASPEK; translated from the coding sequence ATGAAACTAATAGAAGCAAAAAAGGAAATTGATAAATTAGCAAATATTCCATTTAAAAATTATCTCTCACCATCACACTACAATGACATTATAAAAAACAAGGGAAAAACCGGTCAAATTCTTGAGTTAACAATAGGTCTGCAACTTTCTAATACTACCCTCGACTTTGAAGATGGAGAATTAAAAACCAACAAATGTGATAGATATGGCAATCCACTGGAAACAATGTTTATCACTCAAATAGCTTCAATGATAGACGAAATCCTTGACAAAAAACCATTTGAAACAACAAAACTTTATAAAAAATTGCAGAATATCTTATATGTTCCTATCAGCAAGGATGGGGATCCTGCACAATGGATGTATCTGCCTTCTATTCAAGTTGATTTATCCCAATCTAAATATCGAGATTTAGCAAAGCAGTTAGAAGAAGACTACTATACTATCTGCGATACAATGAATAAACAGTTATCGGCTTCTCCTACTGCTACGCTTCATACTGCAAACGGCAAGTTCATTCAAGTCAGGACAAAAGATTCCCAGCCATATCACTCAATTTTTTCAAAAAAATATGGCCGAAAAATATCCGATAAAAACCGAGCTTTCTATTTTAAAAAAGAATTCATGAAATATATTGCATCACCAGAAAAATAG
- a CDS encoding XRE family transcriptional regulator: MQFSNETELYQVIGSNIKYYREQAGLTQIQLSEQVQISISYLSKIEASGCTKSLSISVLNHIANTLNVDITEFFTRR, translated from the coding sequence ATGCAATTTTCAAATGAAACAGAGCTATATCAAGTTATTGGTTCGAATATAAAATATTACCGAGAACAAGCTGGCCTAACTCAAATCCAGCTATCAGAGCAGGTACAAATAAGTATTAGTTATCTTTCAAAGATAGAAGCTTCTGGCTGCACCAAGAGTCTTTCCATCTCTGTATTAAACCATATTGCTAATACGCTTAATGTAGATATCACAGAATTCTTTACAAGACGATAG
- a CDS encoding site-specific DNA-methyltransferase: protein MVLQPNSFSPEQTTIWSFSDRGKWATHSGRYRGNWSPYVPRNLILRYSKPGDWILDQFLGSGTTLVEAKLLNRNAVGVDINSQSISLSKTNLNFECETQSKIFMRHGDATDLSFIKDNKIDFICTHPPYANIIKYSTNIEGDISLLDEQDFLNAINKVANESYRVLKKGKCCAVMIGDKRHKGNVVPLGFQLMQRFLNTGFKSKEIIIKEQHNCRSTNKWIGVEKKFLMLAHEYIFVFYK from the coding sequence ATAGTATTACAACCGAATAGCTTTAGCCCAGAGCAGACAACAATTTGGTCTTTTTCAGACCGAGGAAAGTGGGCAACACACTCAGGGCGATATCGAGGAAACTGGTCACCGTATGTTCCAAGGAACTTGATACTCCGTTATTCTAAACCAGGAGACTGGATTCTAGATCAATTTTTAGGTAGTGGTACAACATTAGTTGAAGCTAAATTACTTAATCGCAATGCAGTTGGTGTAGATATCAATTCGCAATCAATTTCTTTATCAAAAACAAATCTCAATTTTGAGTGTGAAACACAATCGAAGATTTTTATGAGGCATGGAGATGCCACAGATCTATCTTTTATTAAAGATAATAAGATTGATTTTATCTGCACACATCCGCCGTATGCCAATATCATTAAGTACAGTACAAATATAGAAGGTGATATTTCGCTATTAGATGAGCAAGATTTTTTGAATGCTATAAATAAGGTTGCGAATGAATCATATCGTGTTTTGAAAAAAGGAAAATGTTGTGCTGTAATGATAGGAGATAAAAGGCATAAGGGAAATGTAGTTCCATTAGGATTTCAATTAATGCAAAGGTTTTTGAATACTGGCTTTAAATCAAAAGAAATAATAATTAAAGAACAGCATAACTGTCGGTCTACAAATAAGTGGATTGGTGTTGAAAAGAAATTTCTAATGTTAGCGCATGAATATATTTTTGTGTTTTACAAATGA